From the genome of Homalodisca vitripennis isolate AUS2020 chromosome 8, UT_GWSS_2.1, whole genome shotgun sequence, one region includes:
- the LOC124367445 gene encoding P3 protein-like isoform X3, which produces MTKNQEIIMCPLWPFHIVFMYLLMLIPIWMVSCQVVKQAAWAVDFYPDKLVGLPMYEQAEVNFTTRDFSAAEVQAGRVLFVSDQPQIAQPQTSAVILRTQNISDDTWAGSFQVMANFIGYAEVKMVLESEGESRVSKPVKVTVARKQQTIDKVFITSVIILMSIIFVNFGCALDWSFLRKSLAKPVGPAIGLFTQFIIMPLLSYVIGLWLFYDSVPMRLGFFFTGISPAGGASNIWTVTLGGNLNLSITMTAISTLTSFLMIPLWSFTLGTEIFSSGEMVVPYMRIASSAVAMVVPLLLGYAIQRWFPALCKVLVRILKSFSIILILSIIIFATITNWYLFRLFTWQIMLGGMLLPLLGYILGALLAWTLRQPPADVLAISIETGIQNTGIAIFMLQFCLGQPEADLTTAVPVGVSIMSPLPLIALQLYRYLCNQLSRTRRMSWVA; this is translated from the exons ATAATAATGTGTCCACTGTGGCCTTTCCATATTGTGTTCATGTACCTGCTGATGCTGATACCAATTTGGATGGTATCATGTCAG GTGGTAAAGCAAGCAGCCTGGGCGGTGGACTTCTATCCTGATAAACTTGTCGGGTTGCCCATGTACGAGCAGGCGGAGGTGAACTTCACCACTCGGGACTTCTCTGCGGCGGAGGTGCAGGCAGGCAGAGTCCTGTTTGTGTCTGACCAGCCACAGATCGCTCAACCGCAGACATCCGCGGTGATACTGCGCACACAGAATATTTCAGACGATACTTGGGCTGGCTCGTTTCAGGTGATGGCCAACTTCATAGGATATGCCGAGGTCAAAATGGTACTGGAAA GTGAGGGTGAGAGCCGAGTGTCGAAACCAGTGAAGGTGACTGTGGCTCGCAAGCAGCAGACCATAGACAAGGTCTTTATCACCAGTGTCATCATTCTGATGTCCATCATATTCGTCAACTTTGGTTGTGCCCTGGACTGGTCCTTCTTGCGCAAGTCTCTTGCGAAACCCGTCGGCCCTGCCATCGGTCTGTTCACACAGTTCATTATCATGCCATTG CTGTCTTACGTGATTGGACTGTGGCTGTTCTACGATTCTGTGCCGATGAGGCTTGGGTTCTTCTTCACAGGCATCTCTCCGGCCGGCGGCGCCTCCAACATCTGGACGGTGACCCTCGGTGGCAACCTTAATCTCAGCATCACTATGACAGCCATCAGCACCTTGACCTCCTTTC TTATGATTCCACTGTGGTCGTTTACACTGGGAACAGAGATCTTCAGCAGCGGGGAGATGGTGGTGCCATATATGCGCATCGCATCGTCTGCCGTTGCCATGGTGGTACCTCTGCTTTTGGGCTATGCGATACAACGATGGTTTCCTGCTCTCTGCAAGGTCCTCGTGCGTATCCTCAAGTCCTTCTCCATCATACTGATCCTGTCCATCATCATCTTTGCCACAATCACCAACTGGTACCTGTTCCGGCTGTTCACTTGGCAG ATCATGTTGGGTGGCATGCTGTTACCCTTATTGGGCTACATACTCGGAGCTCTGTTAGCGTGGACGCTGAGACAACCTCCTGCCGATGTGCTAGCCATCTCCATCGAGACAGGCATACAGAACACTGGCATTGCTATCTTCATGCTCCAGTTCTGTCTCGGACAGCCTGAGGCTGATTTAACAACTG CTGTTCCAGTAGGGGTGTCTATCATGTCACCGTTACCTCTGATAGCTCTTCAGCTGTACCGATACTTGTGTAACCAACTATCAAGGACAAGGAGAATGTCTTGGGTAGCTTGA